The DNA segment TTTTCCTGATTCTTTCAGCTCCGGAGAGAAATTTCTTTTCTTAATCATCGTAGCAAGTCCGTAACCAAGTGGCGGGATACAAATCGCGATGTTAACAATGATTGCAGGTAAGTAAATTCCACTCATAAGTAATGCATTTCCAGCCATCCAAGCAGCCTTATTGACTGGACCACCCATATCAAATGCGATCATCGCACCAAGTACTAATGCAAGAACGACGTTGTTTACGTTGCTTTGAGTCATGGACGTAATCCATTCAAGTAAGGCTGTATTCACCCACCCAAGTGGGCCACCGAGAACAAGTGACATTAGAATACCGGTTGCTCCAACCGTAATTAAAGGTAAGATAATGAGCGGGACTGCAGTTGCTAGAGACCCACCAATGACAATCTTATTTTTCACCCAGTTTGTTACCCAACCTGCGAAGAAACCAGCTACTACGGCGCCTAAAAACCCTGCATTTGTGGAAGTGGCTAATGCTCCACCAACAAGTGCCGCTGCAAGTGCCGGCCTACCAGCAATCGAGAAGGCAATAAAAGCAGCAAGTACAATGTTCAACAAACCAATGGCCGTCCAGCCTACTTGTTCAAACAGGTAAACGTAATGGAGGAAGCCCCCTGATTCAGCAAACTCACCTAAATCTGTATAACCTGCTAGAAAGGCAATAATTTTAGCGACAGCAACCACTAAAGAACCAGCGAT comes from the Alkalihalobacillus sp. FSL W8-0930 genome and includes:
- a CDS encoding PTS fructose transporter subunit IIC gives rise to the protein MKSQAAEFKKHLMTGISYVLPVIIAGSLVVAVAKIIAFLAGYTDLGEFAESGGFLHYVYLFEQVGWTAIGLLNIVLAAFIAFSIAGRPALAAALVGGALATSTNAGFLGAVVAGFFAGWVTNWVKNKIVIGGSLATAVPLIILPLITVGATGILMSLVLGGPLGWVNTALLEWITSMTQSNVNNVVLALVLGAMIAFDMGGPVNKAAWMAGNALLMSGIYLPAIIVNIAICIPPLGYGLATMIKKRNFSPELKESGKGSFVMGIIGITEGAIPFTLKSPFKLIPLNVVAGATGAAVAILLGAHDIMPPVGGVYGFFTVGNGWAYVAGILVGALIIAIGSNLLVDFREEKSVVKAEKAETKNDELDELEIEFDH